One Persicobacter psychrovividus DNA window includes the following coding sequences:
- the thpR gene encoding RNA 2',3'-cyclic phosphodiesterase: MKHQIETERYFIAILPPEQIAAQAQALKEEAANQFATKGALNSPPHLTLHMPFMWKIKKNERLIDSISAFCREQNSFNIQLKQLSCFEPRVIFIDVAENKQLVQLQSALKKWLKINLNIFNADYKERPYHPHLTIAFRDLKKAVFPAAWAYFKQKEFQEDFKADALYLLKYQDKKWEVFKKFPLQEG, from the coding sequence ATGAAGCACCAGATAGAAACAGAACGTTATTTCATCGCCATTCTTCCCCCTGAACAGATAGCCGCTCAGGCTCAGGCGTTAAAAGAAGAGGCTGCTAATCAGTTCGCTACGAAAGGCGCACTGAATTCCCCACCACACCTGACATTGCACATGCCTTTTATGTGGAAAATCAAAAAAAATGAACGATTAATCGATAGTATTAGTGCGTTCTGTCGGGAGCAAAACAGCTTTAATATCCAACTAAAGCAATTGAGCTGCTTTGAGCCTCGGGTGATATTTATAGACGTGGCAGAGAACAAACAACTTGTTCAATTACAATCGGCACTTAAAAAATGGCTCAAAATAAATTTAAATATCTTCAATGCCGACTATAAGGAACGTCCGTACCATCCGCACCTGACCATCGCCTTTCGGGATTTGAAAAAGGCGGTTTTTCCTGCTGCCTGGGCCTATTTTAAACAAAAAGAATTTCAGGAAGACTTTAAAGCCGATGCCCTCTACCTGTTAAAGTATCAGGATAAAAAGTGGGAGGTCTTCAAAAAGTTCCCGTTGCAAGAGGGCTAA
- a CDS encoding DUF6702 family protein, whose protein sequence is MKRIFVIIGLIFCLFMIQQRALAHPFHISVLDIYFKPAQKVLQVEGKVFMDDLADAIKADTGFEIDYDQPLPKQLIEAYLEKHVIFSVNGKAKPFNFVGMETEDGAIWIYWSVEKVKPKAKVKVSNTLFIRLFSDQQNLVNLTDPQGVRSERLTQGNQVAVFELRNQ, encoded by the coding sequence ATGAAGAGAATATTTGTAATTATAGGGCTGATTTTTTGTTTATTCATGATTCAGCAGAGGGCGCTTGCCCACCCCTTTCATATCAGTGTACTGGATATTTATTTCAAGCCTGCGCAAAAGGTGCTACAGGTGGAAGGGAAGGTTTTTATGGATGATCTTGCCGACGCCATCAAGGCAGATACAGGGTTTGAAATTGATTATGATCAGCCTTTGCCTAAGCAACTGATAGAGGCTTATCTTGAAAAGCATGTCATTTTTTCAGTTAACGGAAAAGCCAAACCCTTTAATTTTGTAGGCATGGAGACCGAAGATGGCGCCATCTGGATATACTGGTCTGTTGAAAAGGTGAAGCCGAAAGCCAAGGTGAAGGTGAGCAATACGCTTTTCATCCGTTTATTCAGCGATCAGCAAAACCTGGTCAACCTGACCGACCCGCAAGGGGTACGAAGTGAGCGCCTCACGCAGGGCAATCAGGTTGCAGTTTTTGAGCTTAGAAATCAGTAA
- a CDS encoding glycosyltransferase: MPKFNRTNKVTNRRISKSSISKTLLVEVAWEVCNQVGGIYTVIRSKAPTMVKKWEDNYTLLGPYVEEQASAAFEPLPLDEESSVCRAVKRMQASGIDVHYGEWLVTGKPKVVLVNPLSVQDRLGEIKYALWDHHGIPLPSHDDLLDKTIAFGELNRIFFSLLSEEEKSKKIIGHFHEWMSASSIPELRRDNVDISTVFTTHATMLGRYLAANDHEFYQHLPFFDWEQEAINFNIEPQVRIERAAAHGAHVLTTVSDVTGQECIHLLGRKPDEITPNGLNIERFTALHEFQNLHKEYKEKIHQFVMAHFFPSYTFDLDNTVYFFTSGRFEYKNKGFDTTLEALAKLNYRLKQEQSDINIVMFFITKRPYHSVNPSVLQSRAVMEELRYTTKMIQNQIGERLFYAAASSNDHRLPELNDFVDEYWKLRFRRTLQSWKSGGLPSVVTHNLEDDQDDEILNYLRNANLLNHEDDRVKVVYHPDFISPASPLFGMEYGQFVRGCHLGVFPSYYEPWGYTPLEAMASGVPSVTSDLAGFGDYVVNNLQDHEEKGIYVIDRKNANFDAGADQLAYKLHKFIKMDRRQRISQRNKTEHNSTFFDWHNLIHHYDKAHNLAISRLKK, from the coding sequence ATGCCAAAGTTTAACAGGACCAATAAAGTAACAAATAGAAGGATTTCTAAAAGCAGTATTTCCAAGACGCTCTTAGTTGAAGTTGCATGGGAAGTTTGTAACCAAGTAGGCGGTATTTATACCGTAATTCGTTCCAAAGCCCCCACGATGGTGAAAAAGTGGGAGGATAACTACACCCTGCTGGGCCCCTATGTTGAGGAGCAAGCTTCCGCCGCTTTCGAGCCGTTACCCTTGGATGAAGAGAGCAGTGTTTGCCGTGCGGTCAAGCGCATGCAAGCCTCGGGGATTGATGTCCATTATGGCGAATGGCTGGTGACTGGTAAGCCGAAGGTGGTTTTGGTGAACCCATTATCGGTGCAGGATCGCTTAGGGGAAATTAAATATGCACTGTGGGATCACCATGGTATTCCATTGCCTTCGCATGACGATCTGCTGGATAAAACCATCGCTTTTGGTGAGTTGAACAGGATTTTCTTTTCACTATTATCTGAAGAAGAAAAGAGCAAAAAGATTATTGGGCATTTTCATGAATGGATGTCGGCATCATCAATTCCTGAATTACGCAGAGACAATGTGGATATTTCTACCGTCTTTACCACGCATGCTACAATGCTTGGGCGTTATTTGGCAGCGAATGACCACGAATTCTATCAGCACTTGCCTTTCTTTGACTGGGAACAAGAAGCGATTAATTTCAATATTGAACCGCAGGTACGTATTGAACGTGCCGCAGCGCATGGAGCACACGTTTTAACAACGGTTTCGGATGTTACAGGGCAGGAGTGTATTCATCTTTTGGGTCGCAAGCCTGACGAGATCACGCCTAACGGTTTAAATATCGAACGGTTTACGGCACTCCACGAGTTCCAGAACTTACATAAGGAGTATAAAGAAAAGATCCATCAGTTTGTGATGGCCCACTTCTTTCCGAGCTACACTTTCGATTTAGATAATACTGTTTATTTCTTCACGTCAGGGAGATTTGAATATAAAAATAAAGGCTTCGATACCACTTTGGAGGCTTTGGCGAAGTTGAATTATCGCTTGAAGCAGGAGCAAAGTGATATCAATATTGTGATGTTTTTCATCACTAAGCGCCCTTACCATAGTGTGAACCCATCGGTGTTGCAATCGCGTGCAGTGATGGAAGAGTTGCGCTACACGACAAAAATGATCCAAAATCAGATTGGGGAGCGCTTATTTTATGCGGCGGCATCGAGTAACGATCACCGATTGCCTGAGTTGAATGACTTTGTGGATGAGTACTGGAAATTACGTTTCCGCCGTACGCTTCAGTCATGGAAAAGTGGAGGCTTGCCATCTGTTGTAACGCACAACCTTGAAGATGATCAGGATGATGAAATTTTGAACTACCTACGAAATGCCAATCTGCTCAATCATGAGGATGATCGCGTGAAGGTGGTTTATCACCCTGATTTCATTTCGCCAGCGAGCCCGTTGTTTGGAATGGAGTATGGTCAGTTTGTTCGTGGTTGTCATTTGGGGGTTTTCCCAAGTTATTATGAACCATGGGGCTACACACCACTTGAGGCTATGGCATCGGGTGTTCCTTCAGTAACCTCGGATTTGGCAGGTTTTGGTGATTATGTAGTGAACAACTTGCAGGATCACGAAGAAAAAGGGATTTACGTTATTGACAGGAAGAATGCCAATTTTGATGCAGGAGCAGACCAGTTGGCTTATAAGCTGCATAAATTCATTAAAATGGATCGTCGCCAGCGAATTTCTCAAAGAAACAAAACAGAGCATAACTCTACTTTCTTTGACTGGCATAACCTGATTCACCATTACGATAAAGCGCATAATCTTGCGATCAGTCGATTGAAAAAATAA
- a CDS encoding HupE/UreJ family protein, with translation MSTFHVFFEMGMRHILDWNGYDHLLFVIALCLSFSVSSWKKIIGLLSAFTIGHSLSLALSTLHIIRVNSDIVEFLIPLTIFLTGLHHLIRGKKTSQKNSYWYGYGIVIAFGLIHGMGFSSYLSALLGRSESIITPLLAFNLGLEVGQIVIVLAYFALFYLLNTIINHLQTYWKPAWTFIILAVSASLMYHARFW, from the coding sequence ATGAGTACTTTTCACGTTTTTTTTGAAATGGGCATGCGCCACATCCTGGATTGGAACGGCTATGACCATTTACTGTTTGTTATTGCGCTATGCCTGTCGTTCTCTGTTTCGTCATGGAAAAAAATCATTGGTCTGCTCTCGGCATTTACCATCGGGCACAGTCTTTCTTTGGCATTATCAACCCTGCATATCATCAGGGTAAACAGTGATATTGTTGAATTTTTAATTCCGCTGACGATCTTCCTGACTGGTTTACACCACCTGATCAGGGGTAAAAAAACGTCACAAAAAAACAGCTACTGGTATGGCTATGGCATCGTTATCGCATTTGGATTAATACATGGAATGGGTTTCAGCTCTTACCTTTCTGCGCTATTGGGAAGATCTGAAAGTATTATTACACCGCTTTTGGCTTTTAACCTCGGTTTGGAAGTGGGGCAGATCGTCATTGTACTTGCTTACTTTGCCCTGTTCTACCTACTGAATACCATCATAAACCACCTTCAAACCTATTGGAAGCCCGCCTGGACTTTCATCATCCTTGCCGTTTCTGCAAGCCTGATGTACCACGCACGTTTCTGGTAA
- the floA gene encoding flotillin-like protein FloA (flotillin-like protein involved in membrane lipid rafts), translating to MTPFAPIIAILLGIFLFFIILYFIPVNLWITALFSGVRISLGELVAMRIRKVPPSIIVNPLITATKAGLKISTNDLETHYLAGGDVQNIVRALISADKANIGLNFKSATAIDLAGRDVFEAVQISVNPKVITTPKVAAVAADGIQLIATARVTVRANIQQYVGGAGEDTILARVGEGIVTSIGSAQSHKEVLENPDKISKLVLQRGLDAGTAFEILSIDIADVDVGKNIGAILQTDQAQADLKVAEAKAEERRAMAVAEEQEMKAKTQEARSKVIQAETSIPLAIAEAFRNGNLGVMDYYKFQNIQADTDMRRSISDDDDSSTDK from the coding sequence ATGACACCATTTGCTCCTATTATCGCGATATTACTCGGGATATTTTTATTTTTTATTATTCTATATTTTATCCCAGTAAACCTATGGATTACTGCGCTATTCTCTGGGGTGAGAATTAGTCTTGGCGAATTGGTAGCAATGCGTATTCGTAAAGTGCCACCAAGCATTATCGTTAATCCTTTGATTACGGCCACAAAAGCAGGATTGAAAATTTCCACCAATGATCTGGAAACCCACTACCTTGCGGGTGGTGATGTGCAGAATATCGTACGTGCACTAATTTCTGCGGACAAAGCCAATATCGGATTGAACTTCAAATCAGCTACTGCTATTGACCTTGCGGGTAGAGATGTATTTGAAGCCGTACAGATTTCCGTAAATCCTAAAGTGATCACCACGCCAAAAGTAGCTGCTGTAGCTGCCGATGGTATTCAGTTGATTGCCACTGCCCGTGTAACGGTTCGTGCCAACATTCAGCAGTATGTCGGTGGTGCTGGTGAAGATACTATCCTCGCTCGTGTGGGTGAAGGTATCGTAACCTCGATTGGTTCCGCTCAGTCTCATAAAGAAGTATTGGAAAACCCTGATAAGATTTCAAAACTCGTATTGCAACGCGGTTTGGATGCAGGGACTGCTTTCGAGATTTTGTCGATTGATATTGCAGATGTAGATGTAGGAAAGAACATCGGTGCGATATTACAGACTGATCAGGCACAAGCCGATTTGAAGGTCGCGGAAGCAAAAGCGGAAGAGCGCCGCGCAATGGCTGTTGCTGAAGAGCAGGAGATGAAGGCTAAAACACAAGAAGCCCGCTCTAAAGTAATTCAGGCAGAAACCTCTATTCCATTGGCCATTGCGGAAGCTTTCAGAAATGGCAACCTTGGCGTAATGGATTATTACAAATTCCAGAATATTCAGGCGGACACGGACATGCGTCGTTCAATTTCTGATGATGATGATTCATCTACCGATAAATAA
- a CDS encoding NfeD family protein, translated as MLLIALLIIVGIILLLVEVIFVPGTTFVGVIGAIAVIFGIYLSYTELGTSAGHWVLAGSSVVGIILSIYAFQSKPWLKMSNQSSVEGRVNTRDAIGLMIGQEGLTTSALKPVGKALFGETEEEVSTRGLFLEAGTAIEIIEIYKNKIIVQPLKIKE; from the coding sequence ATGCTGTTAATTGCGCTATTAATTATTGTCGGAATTATCCTTTTGCTCGTAGAAGTCATCTTCGTTCCTGGAACTACTTTTGTGGGCGTAATCGGGGCTATTGCCGTGATTTTCGGGATTTATCTTTCCTACACTGAGTTAGGCACAAGTGCTGGTCATTGGGTATTGGCAGGCTCTTCAGTGGTAGGCATCATCCTATCTATTTATGCCTTTCAGTCCAAACCATGGTTGAAAATGTCTAACCAATCGTCTGTTGAAGGTCGTGTCAATACTCGGGATGCTATCGGGCTGATGATCGGACAAGAAGGCTTGACCACTTCTGCCTTGAAACCTGTAGGCAAAGCACTCTTTGGTGAAACCGAAGAGGAGGTCAGTACCCGAGGGCTATTTCTGGAGGCTGGCACAGCCATCGAAATCATTGAAATTTATAAAAACAAAATAATTGTTCAACCTTTAAAAATTAAAGAATGA